A window from Kovacikia minuta CCNUW1 encodes these proteins:
- a CDS encoding response regulator has translation MRLLIIEDDQDAVAALVSFLSAQLFTIDAAHNAKSALALVETSQYDLIVLDVMLPGLDGISLCRQLRTQNQRVPILLLTAKDDPADRVAGFEAGADDYVTKPYERSELLARIRALLRRGDTELTEELCWGELQLDPNHCQVTYQSKPLHLTPKEYKLLELFLRHPRRIFDRQTLLDRIWSLDECPGEEAVTTQIRGLRRKLQMAGLTADPIETLYGLGYRLRSLPEERQDDEEMRKEGNGTLHSQPAPSQPDHAQSAPSQSDSTSGMDADYTAAVATIQQMWQGFQERLQEQLATLEQAIAHLTTNSLDPNQRQHAQTIAHRLIGSLGAFGIPHAAELARQIERVLNSSTAVLQSESAVQLETLLQQLRCITQQSPMFAAPSSEGAWTRGHGDTEIEDDTEAGRYGDTGNQEVLAASPRPPLTASSVFMIDDDPTMLESMQAEAPHWAVQLETASDLITARERLQSLMPNAVVLDLTFSNTTESGLTLLAQLKRQFPTIPVVVLSRQGDLSKRVEVARLGVNAFLQKPVMPSQVFQVVTQLLNPIAAIAAKLLIVDDDPVLLTRLQANLEPRGFQVTALADPTLFWQCLEVTCPDLLLLDVSMPGFNGIELCQAVKSDPHWSQLPVLFLSAHADANTLHQALAVGADDYVLKPIVEANLIQRILKRLGQLSDSFTVAKSRP, from the coding sequence ATGAGACTTCTGATTATTGAAGATGATCAAGATGCGGTAGCCGCCCTGGTTAGCTTTTTGTCAGCCCAACTGTTTACGATCGATGCAGCCCATAATGCCAAATCAGCACTGGCACTCGTTGAGACGAGCCAGTATGACCTGATTGTGCTGGATGTAATGCTGCCAGGATTGGATGGCATTAGCCTCTGTCGGCAACTGAGAACGCAGAATCAGCGTGTCCCCATTTTGCTACTGACCGCGAAAGATGATCCGGCAGACCGGGTGGCAGGCTTTGAGGCAGGAGCCGATGATTATGTCACTAAACCCTACGAGCGATCGGAACTACTTGCCCGAATTCGCGCGTTGTTACGACGAGGCGACACTGAGTTAACGGAGGAACTCTGCTGGGGCGAGTTGCAGCTTGACCCAAATCATTGTCAGGTAACTTACCAGAGTAAACCTCTACACCTTACGCCCAAGGAATACAAACTGTTGGAGTTATTCTTACGGCACCCACGTCGAATTTTTGATCGACAAACGCTGCTCGATCGCATCTGGTCGCTTGATGAATGCCCGGGCGAAGAGGCAGTCACCACCCAGATTCGTGGCTTGCGGCGAAAGCTCCAAATGGCAGGGCTAACGGCTGATCCGATCGAAACCCTATATGGTTTGGGATACCGATTGAGATCATTGCCTGAGGAGCGGCAGGACGATGAAGAGATGAGAAAAGAAGGGAATGGCACGCTTCATTCCCAGCCTGCCCCTTCCCAGCCTGACCATGCCCAGTCTGCCCCTTCTCAGTCTGATAGTACTAGCGGTATGGATGCTGATTATACCGCAGCAGTAGCAACAATTCAGCAGATGTGGCAAGGGTTTCAGGAGCGATTGCAGGAACAACTCGCCACGCTGGAGCAGGCGATCGCCCACCTTACAACAAACTCTCTCGACCCCAACCAGCGGCAGCACGCCCAAACTATTGCTCATCGGCTCATCGGCTCTTTGGGAGCATTTGGCATTCCACATGCAGCAGAGCTTGCCCGTCAGATCGAACGTGTTCTAAACTCCTCAACGGCTGTGTTGCAATCCGAGTCAGCAGTTCAACTCGAAACGCTGCTTCAGCAACTCCGGTGCATTACCCAGCAATCGCCGATGTTTGCTGCGCCAAGTAGCGAAGGCGCATGGACACGGGGACACGGAGACACGGAGATAGAAGATGACACGGAGGCAGGGAGATACGGGGATACGGGGAATCAAGAAGTACTCGCCGCGTCGCCGCGTCCTCCCCTCACCGCGTCCTCAGTCTTTATGATCGACGACGACCCAACCATGCTTGAGTCCATGCAGGCAGAGGCTCCTCACTGGGCGGTGCAGCTGGAAACGGCTAGCGACTTGATCACTGCCCGTGAGCGGCTGCAATCCCTTATGCCGAATGCGGTCGTGCTGGATCTTACCTTTTCTAACACCACGGAAAGCGGGTTAACCCTGCTTGCACAGCTTAAGCGTCAGTTCCCGACGATTCCGGTAGTGGTGCTGAGCAGGCAGGGCGATTTGAGCAAGCGCGTGGAAGTGGCTCGTCTGGGAGTGAATGCCTTTTTGCAAAAACCCGTGATGCCCTCTCAAGTGTTCCAGGTCGTCACTCAGCTTCTCAACCCGATCGCGGCGATCGCTGCCAAACTGCTGATTGTGGACGACGATCCAGTCTTATTAACACGGCTGCAAGCCAACCTGGAACCGAGAGGGTTTCAAGTAACGGCTTTAGCAGACCCAACTCTGTTCTGGCAATGCCTGGAAGTGACTTGCCCAGATCTACTGCTGCTGGATGTCTCTATGCCAGGATTCAATGGGATTGAACTATGCCAGGCGGTCAAGAGCGATCCGCACTGGAGCCAGTTACCTGTGTTGTTCCTTTCCGCGCATGCCGATGCTAATACCCTACATCAGGCATTAGCCGTAGGAGCAGATGATTATGTCTTGAAGCCAATTGTAGAAGCCAATTTGATTCAGCGAATTTTGAAACGACTGGGACAACTATCTGATTCATTCACCGTTGCAAAGAGCAGACCCTGA
- a CDS encoding response regulator, which translates to MLQTMMVTSASKRILLIDDEPDVQRVVQTCLEKLAQWTVIIATSAEEGLLKAIAEQPDVILLDIMMPKMDGYMFLDALWVKPEMQVIPVVFLTAQAGLLEPHHYETLGVKGIIGKPFDPLTLHRAIASTLNWDLGT; encoded by the coding sequence ATGTTACAGACGATGATGGTGACCTCTGCATCAAAGCGCATCTTGTTAATTGACGACGAACCCGATGTGCAACGGGTAGTACAAACCTGCCTGGAAAAATTAGCCCAATGGACTGTCATTATCGCAACATCGGCAGAAGAAGGGTTACTCAAGGCGATCGCTGAACAACCAGATGTGATCCTGCTGGACATTATGATGCCAAAAATGGATGGCTATATGTTTCTGGATGCACTGTGGGTGAAGCCGGAAATGCAGGTTATCCCTGTCGTATTTTTGACTGCACAGGCTGGATTACTCGAACCCCATCATTATGAAACACTAGGAGTTAAAGGAATCATAGGCAAACCTTTTGACCCGCTGACATTGCACCGGGCGATCGCATCTACTTTAAATTGGGATCTAGGCACCTAA
- a CDS encoding PAS domain S-box protein → MSLVISDDMLWISWSDSLLTTVAPTAEALTELQTLRGWFFVSCSSLLLCGLIWRGVRQLQQKHQLLQNIINSTSDAIFVKDLQGRYVVVNKMAAQWLGHPTMNILGKVDEQFLSPEEAQRLRSLEQTILQTGQAEEVEALLTINGEARWFSTTKSLCLDERSRPVGIVGIARDITQRKQAEAERRRAEQLRIELKLLENILETILAGYWDWDILGKRLHYSLAWKRMLGYDDHELPDSPETWQQLIFAEDLPRVMDCFDQHIQSRGEIPLSNEVRYQRKNGSTIWVICSGRVIEWDEHGKPLRIMGCHIDITQRKQVEEALRENERRFRAVFNQQFQFMAILKPDGTVIDVNDTCLRVTGVSAERVLGVRFWETPWFNQVPLMQEPLQQGIAQVVSGSSSVRGEVEYSMVDGTTQFATYAITGLKDDRDQVVEIIVEGEGVDFTQRKQAEEQLRQTNEQLAHLNAELARATRLKDEFLANMSHELRTPLTSILGMSDMLIQEIYGSLNEKQHQYLEVISQSGNHLLTLINDILDLAKIESGKMVLQILPTSIEALCNSSLNFIKQVAYQKAIKLETRIPTNIGQIDVDELRMRQALINLLSNAIKFTPEKGQVILEVSREFATDRLHQKTQQFIRFSVIDTGIGIAPEHLPKLFQSFVQIDSSLNRKYSGTGLGLALVKQIAELHQGTVSVVSTVGQGSRFTITLPSQNCSDFTPMPAIQLERTLPSEQPLQLQDSTVTGLLPAQPLILLAEDNPANTDTFSAYLTSCGFRLIVATNGQEAINLAQQQPDLILMDIQMPGMDGLEAIRQIRADRTLTNVPIIAVTALAMAGDRDKCLAAGATDYLAKPFSLKQLKTMIQQLLTMSKPAQ, encoded by the coding sequence ATGAGTTTGGTGATTTCAGACGACATGCTCTGGATTAGCTGGTCAGACTCCTTACTGACGACAGTTGCTCCCACAGCAGAGGCTTTGACCGAACTACAGACGCTGAGAGGTTGGTTTTTTGTTAGTTGTAGCAGTTTGCTGCTGTGTGGGTTAATTTGGCGCGGTGTGCGGCAACTTCAACAAAAACATCAGTTGCTTCAAAATATCATTAACTCTACAAGTGATGCCATTTTTGTGAAGGATCTCCAGGGTCGTTATGTCGTGGTGAACAAAATGGCAGCTCAATGGTTAGGGCATCCTACGATGAATATTTTAGGGAAAGTTGACGAACAATTTCTATCTCCTGAAGAGGCTCAACGGCTTCGTTCACTTGAACAAACCATTTTGCAGACAGGACAAGCGGAGGAGGTTGAAGCATTACTGACCATCAATGGAGAAGCACGGTGGTTTTCGACGACTAAAAGCTTGTGTTTGGACGAGCGATCGCGACCTGTGGGGATCGTGGGCATTGCCAGAGACATCACCCAACGCAAGCAAGCAGAGGCAGAACGGCGGCGAGCAGAACAGCTACGCATTGAGTTGAAGCTTTTGGAGAATATCCTTGAAACCATCCTGGCAGGCTATTGGGACTGGGACATTCTCGGTAAGCGGCTGCATTATAGCCTCGCCTGGAAGCGGATGCTTGGCTATGACGATCACGAGTTACCGGATAGCCCAGAAACCTGGCAACAACTCATTTTTGCAGAAGATTTACCCCGCGTCATGGACTGCTTTGATCAACATATCCAAAGCCGAGGCGAAATTCCGCTTTCTAACGAGGTGAGATACCAACGCAAAAACGGTTCTACTATTTGGGTCATCTGTTCGGGGCGTGTGATTGAGTGGGATGAGCATGGTAAGCCACTCCGAATCATGGGTTGCCACATTGACATTACCCAACGTAAGCAAGTCGAGGAAGCTCTACGGGAGAACGAGCGTCGCTTCAGGGCCGTCTTCAACCAGCAATTCCAGTTCATGGCCATCCTGAAACCAGACGGGACGGTGATTGATGTCAACGATACTTGCTTAAGGGTGACGGGCGTTTCTGCTGAACGGGTGCTGGGCGTTCGGTTCTGGGAAACGCCCTGGTTTAATCAGGTCCCCTTAATGCAAGAACCGTTGCAGCAAGGCATTGCTCAGGTTGTCAGCGGTAGCAGTTCGGTGAGGGGAGAAGTCGAGTATTCGATGGTAGACGGGACGACGCAATTTGCCACTTATGCCATTACAGGACTCAAGGATGATCGCGATCAGGTCGTAGAGATCATTGTTGAAGGAGAAGGGGTAGACTTCACGCAGCGTAAACAAGCGGAAGAACAACTGCGACAGACCAATGAGCAGTTAGCACATCTCAACGCTGAACTCGCTCGTGCAACCCGACTGAAAGACGAATTTCTGGCAAACATGAGCCATGAGTTGCGGACTCCTCTCACCTCAATCCTGGGTATGTCAGATATGCTCATACAAGAGATCTATGGGTCGCTAAATGAAAAACAGCACCAATACCTTGAGGTCATTTCCCAAAGTGGAAACCATTTGCTGACGCTGATCAATGACATTCTCGATCTGGCAAAAATTGAGTCTGGCAAGATGGTATTACAGATTCTACCCACGTCGATCGAGGCATTGTGTAATTCCAGTTTGAACTTTATCAAGCAAGTTGCCTATCAAAAAGCAATCAAACTGGAAACTCGTATTCCCACCAACATTGGTCAGATTGATGTGGATGAACTACGCATGCGGCAAGCATTGATCAATCTACTAAGCAATGCCATCAAATTTACACCGGAAAAAGGACAGGTTATTTTAGAGGTGAGCCGCGAATTTGCTACAGATAGGCTTCACCAAAAGACTCAACAATTCATTCGATTTAGCGTCATTGATACAGGCATTGGGATTGCTCCAGAACATCTACCAAAACTATTTCAATCCTTTGTACAAATTGACAGCAGTCTTAATCGTAAATACAGCGGTACGGGTTTAGGTTTAGCGCTGGTCAAGCAAATTGCTGAGTTGCATCAAGGAACTGTTAGTGTCGTCAGTACGGTTGGTCAAGGCAGCCGCTTTACCATTACGCTGCCAAGTCAAAATTGCTCTGACTTCACGCCGATGCCAGCGATACAACTGGAACGAACGTTGCCATCAGAACAGCCCTTGCAACTTCAGGATTCCACGGTTACTGGTTTATTGCCAGCCCAACCTCTGATTCTGTTAGCAGAAGATAACCCAGCAAATACTGACACCTTCTCAGCGTATCTCACCAGTTGTGGTTTTCGTTTAATTGTCGCAACAAATGGGCAGGAAGCAATTAATTTAGCCCAACAACAGCCCGATCTGATTTTAATGGACATTCAAATGCCGGGAATGGATGGTTTGGAAGCGATCCGTCAGATTCGAGCCGATCGCACCCTGACGAATGTACCAATCATTGCGGTGACAGCTTTAGCGATGGCAGGCGATCGCGACAAATGTTTGGCAGCAGGCGCAACAGACTACCTTGCCAAACCCTTCTCTCTCAAACAACTTAAGACGATGATTCAACAGTTACTTACGATGTCGAAGCCAGCTCAATAG